A part of Notolabrus celidotus isolate fNotCel1 chromosome 21, fNotCel1.pri, whole genome shotgun sequence genomic DNA contains:
- the lta4h gene encoding leukotriene A-4 hydrolase isoform X2 has translation MFRCVTKHLNLSLHVNFDRHVIKGQVELTVEALEDRFSTLTLDSRDLKIISVRANGQTAKFTMGPKHAFKGTPLEITLPFDLSRGQQVILEVTYETSPSATALQWLSAEQTAGKKQPYLFSQCQAHHCRSMLPCQDSPSIKHTYYAQVSVPKDLVAVMSAMRDGQEVDPQDNNRVVYRFRQPVPMPSYLIAIVVGALESREIGPRSRVWSEKEFVDKAAFEFSETETMLKTAEDLAGPYVWGQYDILVLPPSFPYGGMENPCLTFATPTLLAGDKSLSNVIAHEISHSWTGNLVTNKTWEHFWLNEGHTVYLERMIGRSMESEQFRQFKAMGGWKDLQDSVNTFGANNPLTNLVPSLQDVDPDDAFSSVPYEKGFALLYHLEELMGGPEVFMGFVKSYIQLFAYSSVTSEEWKNYLFTYFKDKVDILNKVDWNAWMFTPGMPPVKPQYDTTLADACITLSKRWIKATNQDLSGFNKNDLKNLSSHQLIEFLSLLLQEASLPLSHVKRMQEVYDLNSFMNSEIRFRWLRLCVRSRWEEAVPMALKMATEQGRMKFTRPLFKEVYNFDKFKDEALQLFLANRGAMHPVTAGLVAKDLKVDASLSTSL, from the exons aCTCTAGACAGCAGAGACCTGAAGATCATCTCCGTGAGGGCAAATGGACAGACGGCCAAATTTACGATGGGCCCCAAACACGCCTTCAAGGGGACGCCTTTGGAAATCACCCTGCCCTTTGACCTCTCCAG AGGGCAGCAGGTGATCCTGGAGGTGACCTATGAGACGTCCCCATCGGCCACGGCGCTGCAGTGGCTTTCAGCGGAGCAGACCGCCGGGAAGAAACAACCTTACCTGTTCAGCCAGTGTCAG GCTCATCACTGCAGGAGTATGCTTCCCTGTCAGGACAGTCCATCTATCAAGCACACCTACTACGCacag GTGTCTGTTCCTAAGGACCTGGTGGCGGTGATGAGTGCCATGAGAGACGGACAGGAAGTGGATCCTCAGGATAACAACCGTGTTGTGTACAGGTTCAGACAGCCA gtGCCCATGCCTTCTTACCTGATTGCCATCGTGGTGGGAGCTCTGGAGAGCAG GGAGATTGGGCCACGCTCCAGAGTGTGGTCAGAGAAAGAGTTTGTGGACAAAGCTGCGTTTGAGTTCTCAGAg aCAGAGACCATGTTGAAGACAGCTGAGGATCTGGCTGGTCCTTATGTTTGGGGCCAGTATGATATCCTGGTTCTTCCTCCATCGTTCCCTTACGGAGGCATGGAGAACCCATGCCTCACTTTTGCCACGCCCACACTGCTG GCTGGAGACAAATCTCTGTCCAAT GTGATCGCTCATGAGATCTCTCACAGCTGGACAGGGAACCTGGTCACCAACAAGACCTGGGAGCACTTCTG GCTGAACGAGGGTCACACGGTGTACCTGGAGAGGATGATCGGCAGGAGCATGGAGAGCGAGCAGTTCAGACAGTTCAAAGCCATGGGAGGCTGGAAGGACCTGCAGGACTCG GTGAACACCTTCGGAGCCAACAACCCCCTGACCAACCTGGTCCCCAGCCTGCAAGACGTGGACCCCGACGATGCCTTCTCCTCCGTGCCCTACGAGAAAGGCTTTGCTCTGCTGTATCACCTGGAGGAGCtaatgggggggccag AGGTGTTCATGGGCTTCGTGAAGTCGTACATCCAGCTGTTTGCTTACAGCAGCGTCACATCTGAGGAGTGGAAAAACTACCTGTTCACTTACTTCAAAGACAAG GTGGACATCCTGAACAAAGTGGACTGGAACGCCTGGATGTTCACACCCGGGATGCCTCCAGTCAAACCTCA GTACGACACCACACTGGCCGATGCCTGCATCACTCTGAGCAAGAGGTGGATCAAG GCCACAAACCAGGACCTGAGCGGCTTCAACAAGAACGATTTGAAGAACCTTTCCTCACACCAGCTCATTGAGTTCCTGTCGCTACTGCTCCAGGAG gcttctcttcctctgtctcacgTGAAGAGGATGCAGGAAGTCTACGACCTGAACTCCTTCATGAACTCTGAGATCCGCTTCAG GTGGCTGAGGTTGTGTGTGCGGTCCAGGTGGGAGGAGGCGGTTCCCATGGCGCTTAAGATGGCGACGGAGCAGGGCCGGATGAAGTTCACCCGACCTCTCTTCAA AGAGGTGTATAATTTTGATAAGTTCAAAGATGAAGCTCTTCAGTTGTTCCTGGCTAACAGAGGAGCAATGCACCCGGTCACCGCCGGACTCGTCGCCAAAGACCTGAAGGTGGACGCCAGCCTCAGCACTAGTCTGTAA
- the lta4h gene encoding leukotriene A-4 hydrolase isoform X1: protein MSADPCSFSSFTRCVTKHLNLSLHVNFDRHVIKGQVELTVEALEDRFSTLTLDSRDLKIISVRANGQTAKFTMGPKHAFKGTPLEITLPFDLSRGQQVILEVTYETSPSATALQWLSAEQTAGKKQPYLFSQCQAHHCRSMLPCQDSPSIKHTYYAQVSVPKDLVAVMSAMRDGQEVDPQDNNRVVYRFRQPVPMPSYLIAIVVGALESREIGPRSRVWSEKEFVDKAAFEFSETETMLKTAEDLAGPYVWGQYDILVLPPSFPYGGMENPCLTFATPTLLAGDKSLSNVIAHEISHSWTGNLVTNKTWEHFWLNEGHTVYLERMIGRSMESEQFRQFKAMGGWKDLQDSVNTFGANNPLTNLVPSLQDVDPDDAFSSVPYEKGFALLYHLEELMGGPEVFMGFVKSYIQLFAYSSVTSEEWKNYLFTYFKDKVDILNKVDWNAWMFTPGMPPVKPQYDTTLADACITLSKRWIKATNQDLSGFNKNDLKNLSSHQLIEFLSLLLQEASLPLSHVKRMQEVYDLNSFMNSEIRFRWLRLCVRSRWEEAVPMALKMATEQGRMKFTRPLFKEVYNFDKFKDEALQLFLANRGAMHPVTAGLVAKDLKVDASLSTSL, encoded by the exons aCTCTAGACAGCAGAGACCTGAAGATCATCTCCGTGAGGGCAAATGGACAGACGGCCAAATTTACGATGGGCCCCAAACACGCCTTCAAGGGGACGCCTTTGGAAATCACCCTGCCCTTTGACCTCTCCAG AGGGCAGCAGGTGATCCTGGAGGTGACCTATGAGACGTCCCCATCGGCCACGGCGCTGCAGTGGCTTTCAGCGGAGCAGACCGCCGGGAAGAAACAACCTTACCTGTTCAGCCAGTGTCAG GCTCATCACTGCAGGAGTATGCTTCCCTGTCAGGACAGTCCATCTATCAAGCACACCTACTACGCacag GTGTCTGTTCCTAAGGACCTGGTGGCGGTGATGAGTGCCATGAGAGACGGACAGGAAGTGGATCCTCAGGATAACAACCGTGTTGTGTACAGGTTCAGACAGCCA gtGCCCATGCCTTCTTACCTGATTGCCATCGTGGTGGGAGCTCTGGAGAGCAG GGAGATTGGGCCACGCTCCAGAGTGTGGTCAGAGAAAGAGTTTGTGGACAAAGCTGCGTTTGAGTTCTCAGAg aCAGAGACCATGTTGAAGACAGCTGAGGATCTGGCTGGTCCTTATGTTTGGGGCCAGTATGATATCCTGGTTCTTCCTCCATCGTTCCCTTACGGAGGCATGGAGAACCCATGCCTCACTTTTGCCACGCCCACACTGCTG GCTGGAGACAAATCTCTGTCCAAT GTGATCGCTCATGAGATCTCTCACAGCTGGACAGGGAACCTGGTCACCAACAAGACCTGGGAGCACTTCTG GCTGAACGAGGGTCACACGGTGTACCTGGAGAGGATGATCGGCAGGAGCATGGAGAGCGAGCAGTTCAGACAGTTCAAAGCCATGGGAGGCTGGAAGGACCTGCAGGACTCG GTGAACACCTTCGGAGCCAACAACCCCCTGACCAACCTGGTCCCCAGCCTGCAAGACGTGGACCCCGACGATGCCTTCTCCTCCGTGCCCTACGAGAAAGGCTTTGCTCTGCTGTATCACCTGGAGGAGCtaatgggggggccag AGGTGTTCATGGGCTTCGTGAAGTCGTACATCCAGCTGTTTGCTTACAGCAGCGTCACATCTGAGGAGTGGAAAAACTACCTGTTCACTTACTTCAAAGACAAG GTGGACATCCTGAACAAAGTGGACTGGAACGCCTGGATGTTCACACCCGGGATGCCTCCAGTCAAACCTCA GTACGACACCACACTGGCCGATGCCTGCATCACTCTGAGCAAGAGGTGGATCAAG GCCACAAACCAGGACCTGAGCGGCTTCAACAAGAACGATTTGAAGAACCTTTCCTCACACCAGCTCATTGAGTTCCTGTCGCTACTGCTCCAGGAG gcttctcttcctctgtctcacgTGAAGAGGATGCAGGAAGTCTACGACCTGAACTCCTTCATGAACTCTGAGATCCGCTTCAG GTGGCTGAGGTTGTGTGTGCGGTCCAGGTGGGAGGAGGCGGTTCCCATGGCGCTTAAGATGGCGACGGAGCAGGGCCGGATGAAGTTCACCCGACCTCTCTTCAA AGAGGTGTATAATTTTGATAAGTTCAAAGATGAAGCTCTTCAGTTGTTCCTGGCTAACAGAGGAGCAATGCACCCGGTCACCGCCGGACTCGTCGCCAAAGACCTGAAGGTGGACGCCAGCCTCAGCACTAGTCTGTAA
- the lta4h gene encoding leukotriene A-4 hydrolase isoform X3: MGPKHAFKGTPLEITLPFDLSRGQQVILEVTYETSPSATALQWLSAEQTAGKKQPYLFSQCQAHHCRSMLPCQDSPSIKHTYYAQVSVPKDLVAVMSAMRDGQEVDPQDNNRVVYRFRQPVPMPSYLIAIVVGALESREIGPRSRVWSEKEFVDKAAFEFSETETMLKTAEDLAGPYVWGQYDILVLPPSFPYGGMENPCLTFATPTLLAGDKSLSNVIAHEISHSWTGNLVTNKTWEHFWLNEGHTVYLERMIGRSMESEQFRQFKAMGGWKDLQDSVNTFGANNPLTNLVPSLQDVDPDDAFSSVPYEKGFALLYHLEELMGGPEVFMGFVKSYIQLFAYSSVTSEEWKNYLFTYFKDKVDILNKVDWNAWMFTPGMPPVKPQYDTTLADACITLSKRWIKATNQDLSGFNKNDLKNLSSHQLIEFLSLLLQEASLPLSHVKRMQEVYDLNSFMNSEIRFRWLRLCVRSRWEEAVPMALKMATEQGRMKFTRPLFKEVYNFDKFKDEALQLFLANRGAMHPVTAGLVAKDLKVDASLSTSL, from the exons ATGGGCCCCAAACACGCCTTCAAGGGGACGCCTTTGGAAATCACCCTGCCCTTTGACCTCTCCAG AGGGCAGCAGGTGATCCTGGAGGTGACCTATGAGACGTCCCCATCGGCCACGGCGCTGCAGTGGCTTTCAGCGGAGCAGACCGCCGGGAAGAAACAACCTTACCTGTTCAGCCAGTGTCAG GCTCATCACTGCAGGAGTATGCTTCCCTGTCAGGACAGTCCATCTATCAAGCACACCTACTACGCacag GTGTCTGTTCCTAAGGACCTGGTGGCGGTGATGAGTGCCATGAGAGACGGACAGGAAGTGGATCCTCAGGATAACAACCGTGTTGTGTACAGGTTCAGACAGCCA gtGCCCATGCCTTCTTACCTGATTGCCATCGTGGTGGGAGCTCTGGAGAGCAG GGAGATTGGGCCACGCTCCAGAGTGTGGTCAGAGAAAGAGTTTGTGGACAAAGCTGCGTTTGAGTTCTCAGAg aCAGAGACCATGTTGAAGACAGCTGAGGATCTGGCTGGTCCTTATGTTTGGGGCCAGTATGATATCCTGGTTCTTCCTCCATCGTTCCCTTACGGAGGCATGGAGAACCCATGCCTCACTTTTGCCACGCCCACACTGCTG GCTGGAGACAAATCTCTGTCCAAT GTGATCGCTCATGAGATCTCTCACAGCTGGACAGGGAACCTGGTCACCAACAAGACCTGGGAGCACTTCTG GCTGAACGAGGGTCACACGGTGTACCTGGAGAGGATGATCGGCAGGAGCATGGAGAGCGAGCAGTTCAGACAGTTCAAAGCCATGGGAGGCTGGAAGGACCTGCAGGACTCG GTGAACACCTTCGGAGCCAACAACCCCCTGACCAACCTGGTCCCCAGCCTGCAAGACGTGGACCCCGACGATGCCTTCTCCTCCGTGCCCTACGAGAAAGGCTTTGCTCTGCTGTATCACCTGGAGGAGCtaatgggggggccag AGGTGTTCATGGGCTTCGTGAAGTCGTACATCCAGCTGTTTGCTTACAGCAGCGTCACATCTGAGGAGTGGAAAAACTACCTGTTCACTTACTTCAAAGACAAG GTGGACATCCTGAACAAAGTGGACTGGAACGCCTGGATGTTCACACCCGGGATGCCTCCAGTCAAACCTCA GTACGACACCACACTGGCCGATGCCTGCATCACTCTGAGCAAGAGGTGGATCAAG GCCACAAACCAGGACCTGAGCGGCTTCAACAAGAACGATTTGAAGAACCTTTCCTCACACCAGCTCATTGAGTTCCTGTCGCTACTGCTCCAGGAG gcttctcttcctctgtctcacgTGAAGAGGATGCAGGAAGTCTACGACCTGAACTCCTTCATGAACTCTGAGATCCGCTTCAG GTGGCTGAGGTTGTGTGTGCGGTCCAGGTGGGAGGAGGCGGTTCCCATGGCGCTTAAGATGGCGACGGAGCAGGGCCGGATGAAGTTCACCCGACCTCTCTTCAA AGAGGTGTATAATTTTGATAAGTTCAAAGATGAAGCTCTTCAGTTGTTCCTGGCTAACAGAGGAGCAATGCACCCGGTCACCGCCGGACTCGTCGCCAAAGACCTGAAGGTGGACGCCAGCCTCAGCACTAGTCTGTAA